The Sediminispirochaeta smaragdinae DSM 11293 genome has a segment encoding these proteins:
- a CDS encoding FecCD family ABC transporter permease encodes MTETDKKRISPSRALYRIITGRKKTMLTVLLLIIMLLLMGDIVTGPVPLSLKTVIRSLFMPGHAEGMSGFIIWRLRLPVALMAILAGGGLSAAGAEMQTILNNPLASPFTMGVSAAAGFGAALAIVLGVGILPWAGPFLVPANAFLFSLLTSALVLALNGRRELSSETMVLAGIAVLFLFQSGIAVLEFFAAEEQLQAIVFWLFGSLTKTTWPRLGITALVCGIVLPLFAKEAWKLTALRLGDAKAVSLGINVGHLRMRILVLISLLTGTIVAFTGTIGFIGLAGPHIARMFTGEDQRFFLPASFLCGSLLLSLASILSKIVIPGTIFPPGVITSFIGVPFLLVLLLKPGRRFR; translated from the coding sequence ATGACTGAAACAGATAAGAAAAGGATATCTCCTTCACGGGCACTATACCGGATCATTACGGGCAGAAAGAAAACTATGCTTACGGTTTTGCTTCTGATCATCATGCTGTTATTGATGGGAGATATCGTGACAGGGCCGGTACCTCTTTCCCTGAAGACGGTTATTCGATCTCTATTTATGCCGGGCCATGCAGAAGGTATGTCCGGTTTCATCATCTGGCGTCTGAGATTGCCCGTTGCCCTCATGGCGATACTGGCAGGCGGGGGGCTTTCGGCGGCGGGAGCCGAAATGCAGACTATTTTGAATAATCCTCTGGCCAGCCCCTTTACCATGGGGGTCTCCGCAGCCGCCGGGTTCGGGGCCGCCCTTGCCATTGTGCTCGGTGTCGGCATACTACCGTGGGCCGGACCGTTTTTGGTTCCTGCCAATGCCTTTCTGTTTTCCCTCTTGACCAGTGCGCTGGTGCTTGCCTTGAACGGAAGAAGGGAGCTGAGTTCCGAGACCATGGTTTTGGCGGGCATAGCCGTACTGTTTCTCTTTCAGTCCGGTATTGCCGTACTTGAATTTTTTGCCGCTGAAGAACAGCTGCAGGCCATCGTCTTTTGGCTGTTCGGCAGTCTGACAAAAACGACCTGGCCCCGATTGGGGATAACCGCCCTGGTATGCGGCATTGTCCTTCCCCTGTTTGCAAAGGAGGCCTGGAAGCTGACGGCTCTCAGGCTGGGGGATGCAAAAGCCGTCAGCCTCGGCATCAACGTAGGGCATCTGAGAATGCGGATACTGGTTTTGATTTCGCTTTTGACAGGCACCATTGTGGCTTTTACCGGAACCATAGGCTTTATCGGTCTGGCCGGTCCTCATATCGCCCGCATGTTCACAGGGGAGGATCAACGCTTTTTCCTTCCTGCCTCTTTTCTCTGTGGTTCCCTTCTCCTTTCCCTGGCATCTATTCTGAGCAAGATCGTCATTCCTGGAACCATTTTTCCCCCGGGGGTGATCACCTCATTCATCGGCGTGCCCTTTTTGCTGGTCTTGCTCCTTAAGCCGGGAAGGAGGTTCCGGTGA
- a CDS encoding ABC transporter ATP-binding protein, protein MLVTENLTFAYTPTFPVLRGITMTALPGKITAVIGPNAAGKSTLLKCLSHMEGAKGIVRWGDCIKNRKNRAQWHRLIGYLPQYHDMRTRMTAFEFVLLGRLDDLSWRVGDEELDLVMSILKKLGIAHLATRYVDELSGGQQQMTSLAQTLVSSPHVLLLDEPTNSLDIKNELQMLDRITFFTKEHNIATVMTIHSLSQAARCADHVVVLHEGRVEASGAPEDILNPELIRSVYGVDTRIIRDGPDYAVIPRSIAQL, encoded by the coding sequence ATGCTTGTTACAGAAAATTTGACCTTTGCCTACACCCCTACCTTTCCTGTACTACGCGGGATTACCATGACCGCCCTTCCTGGAAAGATTACGGCTGTAATCGGCCCGAACGCGGCAGGAAAGTCGACCCTCCTGAAATGCCTTTCCCATATGGAGGGGGCAAAGGGAATCGTGCGATGGGGCGACTGCATCAAAAACAGAAAGAACAGGGCACAGTGGCACCGTCTTATCGGTTATCTGCCTCAGTACCATGATATGCGGACCCGGATGACCGCATTTGAGTTTGTGCTTCTTGGCCGTCTGGATGATCTTTCCTGGCGCGTAGGGGATGAGGAGCTCGACCTGGTTATGTCGATTCTGAAAAAGCTCGGCATTGCTCATCTTGCAACCCGCTATGTCGACGAACTGAGCGGAGGGCAGCAGCAGATGACATCCCTGGCCCAGACGCTGGTCAGCAGCCCTCATGTCCTTCTTCTGGATGAACCGACAAACAGCCTTGATATCAAAAACGAGCTTCAGATGCTGGACAGAATTACATTCTTTACGAAAGAGCACAACATAGCGACGGTTATGACCATTCACAGCCTCTCCCAGGCGGCCCGCTGTGCCGATCATGTGGTGGTGCTGCATGAGGGGCGGGTCGAGGCATCGGGTGCTCCTGAGGATATTCTCAACCCCGAACTCATACGGAGTGTGTACGGTGTTGATACCAGGATCATCAGGGATGGTCCGGATTATGCTGTCATTCCCAGGAGCATCGCACAGTTGTGA
- a CDS encoding cyclase family protein has translation MEHMLWEQLKTLRSPNFKWVDLTHEFGADTPRWPGFEPMDYQILFDLDAAPMKVQQFTFPGQYGTHVDAPGHFHAGGRLLDNIDVSEFAYPLCVIDVHEKAEADNAYALTVEDIKEFEREYGTIPEGAFVAMRTDWYKRWPNQDKSQNWIAEGQACYPGWSMESLEFLFEQRDVGAVGHEGFDTDPPTLESQAPFKGEGYVLAQDKFQIEVMSNLDEVPPVGAVIFCTFPKVKGATGFPARCFAIAPA, from the coding sequence ATGGAACATATGCTGTGGGAACAGCTAAAGACATTGAGGTCGCCGAATTTTAAATGGGTCGACCTGACCCATGAATTCGGTGCCGACACTCCGCGATGGCCAGGATTCGAGCCGATGGATTACCAAATCCTCTTTGACCTGGATGCCGCGCCGATGAAGGTGCAGCAATTCACCTTTCCGGGCCAGTACGGCACACACGTAGACGCCCCCGGCCATTTTCATGCAGGAGGGAGACTGTTGGATAACATCGACGTCTCAGAATTCGCCTACCCGCTTTGTGTCATCGATGTTCATGAAAAGGCCGAAGCCGATAATGCCTACGCCCTTACGGTTGAAGATATCAAGGAGTTCGAAAGGGAATACGGAACGATTCCCGAGGGAGCATTCGTGGCAATGCGGACGGATTGGTACAAGCGATGGCCCAACCAGGACAAATCGCAGAACTGGATTGCAGAAGGACAGGCCTGTTATCCCGGCTGGAGCATGGAATCCCTGGAATTTCTTTTTGAACAACGAGATGTTGGGGCCGTCGGCCATGAAGGCTTCGACACCGATCCCCCGACCCTTGAGTCCCAGGCCCCGTTCAAGGGAGAAGGGTATGTCCTTGCCCAGGATAAATTTCAGATAGAGGTTATGTCGAACCTCGACGAGGTTCCTCCCGTGGGAGCGGTCATTTTCTGCACATTTCCGAAGGTAAAGGGTGCAACCGGATTTCCCGCCCGCTGCTTTGCCATAGCACCGGCCTGA
- a CDS encoding response regulator transcription factor — MKTKILIVEDEPYTGAQMKQALGHPLLGESEVSLAPDGKTALHLLSETFFDLVLLDVVLPDIDGFKIAKELKERKIPFFMISSRDLPSDAILGFQAGAEDYLRKPVDSEELAVRVTHFLSRNTLFDGKQEGTLRLGQWTIDMKQQRVRIDQTDAPLTPIELKLLLLLAKRAGSYTSTEELAEGLWPEAPPNDLALAVRVHVRRLRTKLEQDPKAPRYIINKWGAGYRLHIEQES, encoded by the coding sequence GTGAAAACCAAGATCTTGATTGTAGAGGATGAACCGTACACCGGTGCCCAGATGAAACAGGCCCTGGGCCATCCGCTTCTCGGAGAGTCGGAAGTATCGCTTGCTCCGGATGGAAAAACCGCTTTGCATCTACTATCGGAAACCTTTTTTGATCTGGTACTCCTCGACGTCGTTCTTCCCGATATCGACGGTTTCAAGATTGCAAAAGAGCTGAAAGAGCGCAAGATTCCCTTTTTCATGATCTCTTCCAGGGACCTTCCCAGCGATGCCATCCTCGGATTTCAGGCCGGAGCCGAGGATTATCTAAGAAAGCCTGTCGACAGCGAAGAACTTGCCGTAAGGGTTACCCATTTCCTCTCACGCAACACACTCTTCGACGGCAAGCAGGAGGGGACGCTACGATTGGGACAATGGACCATAGACATGAAGCAGCAGCGGGTTCGAATCGACCAGACAGATGCGCCGCTGACTCCCATCGAATTGAAACTCCTTCTTCTTCTTGCAAAAAGGGCCGGTTCCTATACATCCACCGAAGAGCTTGCAGAGGGGCTCTGGCCGGAAGCCCCGCCCAATGACCTGGCACTGGCTGTTCGGGTACATGTCCGCCGCCTTCGGACAAAGCTGGAGCAAGATCCCAAGGCTCCCCGCTATATCATCAACAAATGGGGCGCCGGTTATCGACTGCATATCGAACAGGAATCCTGA
- a CDS encoding ATP-binding protein: MDVGAVCPVTGLAIFEPKHWFYRSSNSNYTGRLYLVGEHVMVWQPKGVPALEDGEGVTRHIYRAIDEAFAPGITFHAFFDYSGLENPPIANRLRVLKNLRETAGKLKRIYFYGMNRTVRTIVRLSVQISGLSEKIIICRDYRQAIELANEYTKKLGKQGSLLPVYQQSEIRNLVEIIGTIVWNRDYDVLIPELPGEHPLSELYNALDVMRHDLQQLDEQNRDAMQRLEEANRAKSDFLANVSHEIRTPLGGIIGAAELLQNTALNDEQQHFLQILQGSSEALMSGVNDVLDLSKLEQGAMAIVPRPTNLSALLNGIATIFRPRCRKKGLELFLTCEADEKQEYLVDPIRLRQILMNLLHNALKFTPTGSIRLDCRSKGIQKEDGELMYRHDFSVQDTGIGIPQEKIETIFEKFTQIHNTEVQNFGGSGLGLHIAAVLVAKLGGTLEVVSEAGKGSRFFFTLLLPKSEEKALWNQEPETIRKTFFGKVLLAEDDEANRFIISSLLNSYGCEVRQAVNGRMALDCIEHERFDIVFMDCQMPILSGREAVKILRKRNDAIGDIPVVAVTAYAAEDTELLTDYGFDAIIAKPVRGRDLEPILRLFLEERPIGQEGSPPPPPWEQRRWELISTERIRNVPHELQRLEVVLSKEDEEQEAEMISHSLKGFFRTMLYHHPNPVLLSLAEELDKLVHEGRRSEGIEICRRISRAIEGYREGEVADRENQDLDCRG, translated from the coding sequence ATGGATGTTGGAGCAGTATGCCCCGTAACCGGCCTTGCGATCTTTGAGCCGAAGCACTGGTTTTACAGAAGTTCAAACAGCAACTATACCGGTCGTCTCTATTTGGTGGGAGAGCACGTTATGGTCTGGCAACCCAAAGGGGTTCCCGCTTTGGAGGATGGGGAGGGTGTCACCAGGCACATCTACCGGGCTATCGATGAGGCTTTTGCTCCCGGAATCACATTCCATGCCTTTTTTGATTACTCAGGTCTGGAAAATCCTCCCATCGCCAACAGGCTCAGAGTATTGAAAAACCTACGTGAAACGGCGGGGAAACTCAAGCGTATCTATTTCTACGGCATGAATAGAACGGTTCGAACCATCGTACGGCTATCGGTTCAGATATCAGGCCTCTCTGAGAAAATCATCATCTGCAGAGACTATCGTCAGGCCATCGAACTTGCGAACGAATACACCAAAAAGCTCGGCAAGCAGGGATCGCTCCTGCCTGTATATCAGCAGAGCGAAATCAGAAACTTAGTGGAGATCATAGGCACCATTGTCTGGAACCGGGATTATGATGTTCTCATTCCCGAATTGCCCGGCGAACATCCCCTCTCGGAACTCTACAATGCCCTAGATGTGATGCGCCACGATTTGCAGCAGTTAGACGAACAAAACAGAGACGCTATGCAGCGCCTGGAGGAAGCGAATCGCGCAAAAAGCGATTTTCTCGCCAATGTTTCCCATGAAATCCGCACTCCATTAGGGGGAATCATAGGGGCTGCAGAGCTGCTTCAGAATACCGCATTGAATGATGAACAGCAGCATTTTCTGCAGATTCTTCAAGGCTCCTCGGAGGCCTTGATGAGCGGGGTAAACGACGTCCTTGATCTTTCCAAGCTGGAGCAGGGGGCGATGGCGATCGTTCCCAGACCAACCAATCTTTCCGCTCTCCTGAACGGGATTGCCACCATATTTCGTCCCCGATGCCGGAAAAAAGGGTTGGAGCTTTTCCTCACATGCGAAGCTGATGAAAAGCAGGAATATCTGGTCGATCCCATCAGGCTTCGGCAGATTTTGATGAACCTTCTCCACAATGCCCTGAAATTTACCCCTACGGGAAGCATACGCCTTGATTGCAGATCTAAGGGGATACAAAAAGAAGACGGGGAATTAATGTACCGACATGATTTTTCGGTACAGGATACCGGCATCGGCATCCCTCAGGAAAAGATAGAAACGATATTTGAGAAGTTTACCCAGATCCACAATACCGAGGTCCAGAATTTCGGAGGCAGCGGGCTGGGCCTGCATATCGCCGCCGTTCTTGTTGCCAAGCTGGGAGGGACACTTGAGGTGGTGAGTGAAGCGGGAAAGGGCAGCAGGTTTTTCTTTACCCTGCTGCTGCCGAAAAGCGAAGAGAAGGCGCTATGGAACCAGGAACCGGAAACGATAAGAAAAACGTTTTTTGGTAAGGTCCTGCTTGCAGAAGACGACGAGGCGAACCGGTTTATCATCAGCTCCCTGCTGAATAGCTACGGCTGCGAGGTTAGACAGGCGGTAAACGGACGCATGGCCCTCGATTGTATCGAGCATGAACGCTTCGACATTGTATTCATGGATTGCCAGATGCCTATCCTAAGCGGAAGGGAGGCAGTGAAGATACTCAGAAAACGAAATGATGCCATAGGGGATATACCCGTAGTTGCAGTAACCGCCTATGCAGCTGAAGATACTGAGCTTCTCACAGACTATGGCTTTGATGCAATCATCGCGAAGCCGGTGAGGGGAAGAGACCTGGAACCGATTCTCCGGCTCTTTTTGGAAGAACGGCCGATCGGTCAGGAGGGCTCCCCTCCCCCACCACCCTGGGAGCAGCGGCGCTGGGAGTTGATAAGCACCGAACGAATCCGTAACGTGCCCCATGAGTTGCAACGGCTTGAGGTCGTATTGTCGAAAGAGGATGAGGAGCAGGAGGCGGAGATGATCAGCCACAGCCTAAAGGGATTTTTTAGAACAATGTTGTATCATCACCCCAATCCCGTTCTGCTCTCCCTGGCTGAAGAACTCGATAAGCTTGTTCATGAGGGCCGACGAAGCGAGGGAATAGAGATCTGCCGCAGGATAAGCAGAGCAATAGAAGGATATAGGGAAGGAGAAGTCGCCGATCGTGAAAACCAAGATCTTGATTGTAGAGGATGA
- a CDS encoding class II fructose-bisphosphate aldolase, translating into MLVTLKDVLERAKRGNYAVGAFNITNGLCLSPLLKAAEAQRSPVIINIAEISFEDVDIPRLYPAIIHSAKEATVPVVVNLDHGLTEKALMTALRCGFSSVMFDATKYSYEDNIRLTKQYADMAHSVGVSLEGELGVIGGSEAGEGVAVAANYTDLRKVRPYVDATGVDALAVSIGNVHGFYKGEPDLQFDLLADIAAASAVPLVLHGGSGISDDDFRKAVSLGICKINFYTGSSVSVFHALNAYMKELNDGYADMAAISWTMMNAFQKTVEERMQVFGSAGKA; encoded by the coding sequence ATGCTGGTTACACTGAAAGATGTTTTGGAAAGAGCAAAGCGGGGAAACTATGCGGTCGGGGCCTTCAATATCACCAACGGCCTCTGTTTGTCTCCTCTTCTGAAGGCAGCGGAGGCACAACGCTCCCCTGTTATCATAAATATTGCGGAGATCTCCTTTGAGGATGTCGACATCCCGAGGCTCTATCCCGCCATCATCCACTCGGCAAAGGAAGCAACGGTACCTGTCGTCGTGAATCTTGATCACGGGTTGACGGAAAAGGCATTGATGACGGCCCTGCGATGCGGTTTTAGCTCCGTCATGTTTGATGCGACGAAGTATTCATATGAGGATAACATCAGACTCACGAAGCAGTATGCTGATATGGCACACAGCGTGGGTGTTTCTCTCGAGGGGGAACTCGGTGTCATCGGTGGTTCCGAGGCGGGTGAAGGGGTTGCCGTTGCGGCCAACTACACCGATCTACGGAAGGTAAGGCCCTATGTGGATGCTACCGGGGTGGATGCCCTTGCTGTTTCTATTGGGAATGTTCACGGTTTTTACAAGGGCGAGCCGGATCTTCAGTTTGATCTTTTGGCCGATATAGCGGCTGCATCTGCGGTTCCTCTTGTCCTTCACGGGGGATCGGGCATTTCCGACGACGATTTCAGAAAGGCCGTTTCTCTTGGAATTTGCAAGATAAATTTCTACACCGGCTCGAGTGTCTCGGTTTTTCATGCGCTGAACGCCTATATGAAGGAACTCAACGACGGCTATGCAGATATGGCTGCCATATCCTGGACCATGATGAACGCCTTTCAAAAAACAGTGGAAGAGCGGATGCAGGTTTTCGGAAGCGCCGGAAAGGCGTGA
- a CDS encoding carbohydrate kinase family protein: MSKFEMICAGITCLDIVVTGNIGPHVFQVDSTPVDTISLGIGGDAANQAITASSLGLSAALFSCVGDDWKAENLSGLLSEKGICIEYLQRYEHDTTMSSLVLVGREGQRNFLFDRGCGKNYVPNAYSLEAVKKARLLSIGSLFVMPEFDRHGAGSLLAEAKRHGVITVADMTCDTEGAADEVLDVLLPHIDYLMPSLEEASAVTGAGDPAEMCRKLRDRGAGNVVIKLGSQGCYIDIDGVRGQIPAFTDIEVLDTTGCGDTFVAAFSYGILKGYPPEECAAFAQAAAAINATHIGACGHIPSVEAVRSFLRDHPTQKIVS, from the coding sequence ATGTCTAAGTTCGAAATGATCTGCGCCGGAATTACCTGTCTGGATATCGTTGTGACCGGAAACATCGGCCCCCATGTCTTTCAGGTGGATAGCACGCCGGTCGATACTATTTCCCTCGGCATCGGGGGGGATGCTGCAAACCAGGCGATTACCGCCTCTTCTTTGGGGCTGTCGGCAGCACTTTTTAGCTGCGTGGGGGATGATTGGAAGGCCGAAAATCTTTCCGGGCTCCTATCGGAGAAGGGGATTTGTATCGAGTATCTCCAGAGGTATGAACACGATACCACCATGTCCTCTCTCGTTTTGGTCGGCAGGGAAGGACAGCGGAATTTTCTTTTCGATCGCGGTTGCGGTAAGAACTATGTTCCAAACGCATATAGTCTGGAGGCGGTAAAAAAGGCCCGACTCTTGTCAATCGGCAGCCTTTTCGTTATGCCGGAATTTGACCGTCATGGGGCCGGAAGCTTGCTCGCCGAGGCTAAAAGGCATGGAGTGATTACGGTGGCGGATATGACCTGCGATACCGAAGGCGCTGCCGATGAAGTCCTTGATGTTCTTTTGCCGCATATCGACTATTTGATGCCGAGCCTTGAGGAAGCCTCCGCGGTGACAGGGGCTGGTGATCCTGCCGAAATGTGCCGGAAACTTCGTGATCGTGGGGCCGGTAACGTCGTAATTAAATTGGGTTCTCAGGGGTGTTATATCGATATCGACGGCGTGAGAGGACAAATCCCCGCTTTTACGGATATAGAGGTGCTTGATACCACCGGCTGTGGCGACACGTTTGTGGCTGCCTTTTCCTACGGCATTCTGAAAGGGTATCCGCCGGAAGAGTGTGCTGCCTTTGCCCAGGCCGCAGCAGCGATAAATGCCACCCACATCGGGGCTTGCGGTCATATTCCTTCGGTGGAGGCGGTACGTTCTTTTCTCCGCGACCATCCGACGCAAAAGATCGTGTCGTAA
- a CDS encoding threonine synthase, which produces MEFHYICNDCGAEYDSKHIIYRCPACSGKAAEGEMQRGNLRTIIDPAYLKSLADKKNLSPFDFFPYEIPTPQAYPVGNTPLLGPERLRKRYKVPRLFLKNDGMNPSGSFKDRASQLVVGQALHFGEQKVALASTGNAGSAMACAGAAYGLEIILFVPETAPRNKLMQSVLYGATVVPVKGTYDDAFGLSIEFTEKHGGINRNTAYNPMTVEGKKSVAIELFLQFARRAPEYVYVPVGDGVIYSGVVKGFKDLLDAGLIERLPKVICVQSTKSNAIAQAWESGEAKTIPAATTKADSISVASPANGRMAVDFINECKGWASQVSDEAIIEAELELCKEAGLFAEPAASAAWAGYKQDLASGKITPEAEAVVLLTGIGFKDMKAVEDTIKMPNSVEPKLDAVEAFLFK; this is translated from the coding sequence ATGGAGTTTCATTACATATGTAACGACTGCGGAGCAGAATACGACTCGAAGCATATCATCTACCGCTGCCCGGCCTGCAGCGGAAAGGCAGCAGAGGGAGAGATGCAACGGGGAAACCTGCGTACCATCATCGATCCTGCCTATCTTAAAAGCCTGGCGGACAAAAAAAACCTTTCGCCCTTTGACTTCTTTCCCTATGAGATCCCCACACCCCAGGCATATCCGGTAGGGAATACTCCCCTTCTCGGTCCCGAGCGGCTGAGAAAAAGATATAAGGTCCCCAGGCTGTTTTTGAAAAACGACGGCATGAACCCGTCCGGTTCCTTTAAAGATAGGGCAAGCCAGCTTGTGGTGGGGCAGGCCCTCCACTTCGGGGAACAAAAGGTTGCCCTCGCTTCGACGGGGAATGCAGGCAGTGCCATGGCCTGTGCGGGAGCCGCCTACGGGTTGGAGATCATACTGTTTGTTCCGGAAACGGCGCCGAGGAACAAATTGATGCAGTCGGTGCTTTACGGAGCAACGGTAGTTCCGGTAAAGGGAACCTATGATGATGCCTTCGGACTTTCCATCGAGTTTACCGAAAAACATGGGGGCATCAATCGGAACACCGCCTACAATCCTATGACCGTCGAAGGCAAAAAGAGCGTGGCCATCGAACTCTTCCTGCAGTTTGCAAGGCGTGCACCTGAGTATGTCTATGTGCCGGTGGGGGATGGAGTAATCTACAGCGGCGTGGTTAAGGGCTTCAAGGACCTCCTCGATGCAGGATTAATCGAACGCTTGCCGAAGGTTATCTGCGTTCAATCGACAAAAAGCAACGCAATAGCCCAAGCCTGGGAGAGCGGTGAGGCAAAAACCATCCCGGCGGCAACGACGAAGGCCGATTCCATCAGCGTGGCAAGCCCCGCCAATGGCCGCATGGCTGTTGACTTTATCAACGAGTGTAAGGGCTGGGCAAGCCAGGTGAGTGACGAGGCTATCATCGAAGCGGAGCTTGAACTCTGCAAAGAGGCAGGCCTTTTTGCAGAACCGGCAGCCTCGGCAGCATGGGCCGGATACAAACAAGATCTGGCTTCAGGCAAGATCACTCCAGAAGCGGAAGCGGTCGTCCTTCTTACCGGCATAGGCTTTAAGGATATGAAGGCTGTGGAAGATACGATAAAGATGCCCAACAGCGTCGAACCGAAGCTCGACGCTGTTGAGGCCTTTTTGTTCAAATAG
- a CDS encoding pyridoxal-phosphate dependent enzyme, with product MIDLTMHEDVKKKNVQRCRERGIILPTFAQMKDPSKIPASVREKLKEVGLWDINPLNLFRITWKNEPTKDGGTFGGVNYIEIPKEITGVKARVFAIVGKWFPTGAHKVGATYGCLAPALITGNFDSTKQKAVWPSTGNYCRGGAYNSDLLACDSIAILPEEMSAERFNWLKKVAGEVIATPGCESNVKEIFDKCHELTSQRGDAIVIFNQFDEFGNYLWHYEVTGNAIEEIVKKEMGPKSRFKGYFSTTGSAGTIGAGDYLKQKFPELKIAAGEALQCPTLLSNGFGGHRIEGIGDKHVPWIHNVRNTDMVIAIDDDDSMDLLRLFNEPAGQEYMKKIGIPASFVDNAELLGISGIANVLGAIKMAKYYEMDEDDVVVTVLTDSFEMYPSRIKEMQERDGELDTVKAAQIYHGSLEKQGIDNMMELGYRDRLRVHNLKYYTWVEQQGKTYAQINAQWYDSDYWTNIQALTPKIDKLIEEFNAEVGLI from the coding sequence ATGATCGATCTGACCATGCACGAGGACGTAAAAAAGAAAAATGTTCAAAGATGTCGTGAACGAGGCATCATTCTGCCCACCTTTGCCCAAATGAAAGATCCTTCAAAAATTCCGGCTTCTGTCCGTGAAAAACTAAAAGAGGTTGGCCTGTGGGACATCAATCCCCTCAACCTTTTCCGCATCACCTGGAAAAACGAGCCGACCAAGGATGGAGGAACCTTCGGAGGGGTCAACTACATTGAGATTCCCAAAGAAATAACCGGGGTCAAAGCACGGGTCTTTGCGATTGTGGGGAAATGGTTTCCCACCGGAGCCCATAAGGTAGGAGCCACGTACGGTTGTCTTGCTCCCGCCCTCATAACCGGAAATTTCGACTCTACAAAGCAGAAGGCTGTCTGGCCCTCTACCGGCAACTACTGCCGCGGCGGCGCATATAACTCCGACCTTCTCGCCTGTGATTCCATCGCCATCCTCCCTGAAGAGATGAGTGCCGAGAGGTTTAACTGGCTTAAAAAGGTGGCAGGAGAGGTTATTGCCACTCCCGGTTGTGAAAGTAACGTTAAGGAGATTTTCGACAAGTGCCATGAGCTGACTTCCCAGCGTGGCGATGCCATCGTTATTTTCAACCAGTTTGATGAGTTCGGGAACTATCTCTGGCATTATGAAGTAACAGGAAATGCCATCGAAGAGATCGTGAAAAAAGAGATGGGGCCGAAGAGTCGGTTTAAGGGCTATTTCTCCACCACCGGTTCTGCGGGCACCATCGGTGCGGGAGATTATCTGAAGCAGAAATTTCCAGAATTGAAGATCGCGGCAGGGGAAGCACTTCAGTGCCCGACCCTGCTAAGTAACGGTTTCGGCGGGCATAGAATCGAAGGGATCGGCGACAAGCATGTGCCCTGGATCCATAACGTACGGAATACCGATATGGTCATCGCCATCGACGATGACGATTCCATGGATCTGCTCAGACTTTTCAACGAGCCGGCAGGCCAGGAATATATGAAGAAAATCGGAATCCCTGCCTCTTTCGTCGATAACGCCGAGCTTCTTGGAATCAGCGGCATTGCCAATGTCCTCGGAGCCATTAAGATGGCGAAATACTACGAGATGGACGAGGATGATGTTGTGGTAACCGTCCTTACCGACTCCTTCGAGATGTACCCCAGCAGAATCAAAGAGATGCAGGAGCGGGACGGCGAACTGGATACCGTAAAGGCGGCGCAGATCTACCATGGCAGCCTTGAGAAGCAGGGCATCGACAACATGATGGAGCTCGGTTACCGGGACCGCCTGCGGGTCCACAACCTCAAATACTACACGTGGGTCGAGCAGCAGGGAAAAACCTATGCCCAGATCAATGCTCAGTGGTACGACAGTGACTACTGGACAAATATCCAGGCCCTTACTCCTAAAATCGATAAGCTGATCGAAGAGTTCAACGCCGAAGTCGGCCTTATCTAA